A single region of the Ctenopharyngodon idella isolate HZGC_01 chromosome 21, HZGC01, whole genome shotgun sequence genome encodes:
- the cnot8 gene encoding CCR4-NOT transcription complex subunit 8, which yields MPAALADTSQIICEVWASNVEEEMRKIRQIIQNYNYIAMDTEFPGVVVRPIGEFRSTVDYQYQLLRCNVDLLKIIQLGLTFMNEDGDYPPGTTTWQFNFKFNLTEDMYSQDSIDLLQNSGLQFKKHEEEGIDTLYFAELLMTSGLVLCENVKWLSFHSGYDFGYLVKLLTDSRLPEEEHEFFQILNLFFPAIYDVKYLMKSCKNLKGGLQEVADQLELKRIGRQHQAGSDSLLTGMAFFRMKELFFEDNIDDAKYCGRLYGLGSGSSQNQNGISNSSQEEANNKH from the exons atgccAGCCGCACTTGCAGATACCAGTCAAATTATCTGTGAGGTCTGGGCCAGCAATGTGGAGGAGGAGATGAGGAAGATCCGACAGATAATTCAAAATTACAACTACATCGCCATG GACACAGAGTTTCCTGGTGTGGTGGTTCGTCCCATTGGAGAGTTCCGCAGTACTGTTGACTATCAGTACCAGCTTCTGAGGTGCAACGTGGACCTTTTAAAAATCATCCAGCTTGGCTTGACGTTTATGAATGAAGATGGAGACTACCCGCCTGGAACCACAACATGGCAGTTCAACTTCAAGTTCAATCTGAC AGAGGACATGTACTCCCAGGACTCCATAGATCTCCTCCAGAACTCTGGGCTGCAGTTTAAGAAGCACGAGGAGGAGGGCATCGACACACTCTACTTCGCAGAGCTCCTGATGACATCTGGCCTGGTGCTGTGTGAAAATGTCAAGTGGCTCTCGTTTCACAG TGGGTATGATTTTGGTTACCTGGTGAAGCTCCTCACAGACTCCCGGCTGCCAGAAGAGGAACACGAGTTCTTTCAGATCTTAAACCTTTTTTTCCCAGCCATTTATGATGTCAAATATCTAATGAAGAGCTGCAAAAACCTAAAG GGTGGACTTCAGGAGGTGGCGGACCAGCTGGAGCTAAAAAGGATCGGCAGGCAGCATCAGGCTGGCTCAGACTCGCTGCTCACTGGAATGGCTTTCTTCCGCATGAAAGAG CTGTTTTTTGAAGACAACATCGACGATGCCAAGTATTGTGGGCGGCTCTATGGCCTGGGATCCGGTTCCTCTCAAAATCAGAATGGAATCTCTAATTCCTCGCAGGAGGAAGCCAACAACAAGCACTGA